In the Blautia coccoides genome, TCCGAACAGGAAGGTAACCAGATTGAAACGGAACAGTCCAATTAATCCCCAATTGAGGGCACCGATAACGGTAATAACCAATGCGGTATAATCTAATCCATTTGATTTCATGATAATTCCTCCTTTATCTTTTTCTATTTTTTGCATTATTTATAATTTTTATACAATAAAATTGGCTATTGTACTTAAATGCTGAAAATGTTAAAATGGAAAACGATAATGAAAGGAGATTTTCATTCCAATTGAGAGAAAAAATATTGACATTTATAAAAAACCTTCTGAAGATCATCAGAAAGATTTTCACTTTTAATATTGCCACGTTACTTTTCGGAGCATTGTTTATCTACATGCTGATAACAGTTCTTCTCTACATTACCTCCACCCATGTCACCTCCTATCAGGTGACGGCCGGTCCGCTCTCCAGGAATCCAGTCTGTACAGCATTGGCTGTCCGGGATGAGGAGATCGTCACAGCCGACAGTCCCGGCTATGTGCGTTACTATGCCAGAGAAGGCATGAAGATACGCAAAAACGGAAATGTCTATGCGCTGAGTGACACACAGAATGTCAAGGCAGATATCACCCTTACAAAGGACCAGTTAGAGGAGGTCCGCAAAAGGATCGCTGATTTTTCCAACAACTTCAGCGGTACGGATTTCTATGATGCCTACAGCTTTAAATATGAGATGCAGGGGCTGATCTTTCAGCAGGCATCTACCTCTTCGGCAGCTCCGGCTGACGCTGTGGAGGACCAGGATGAGGAGGAGAGTGATGTGACCATTCTCAAGGGTTCCATGACATTTGGCAACCAGGTGGTACATACAACGCCCAATGCAGGCCTTGTGGTCTATTCTACAGACGGGTACGAAGGAAAGACTGTGGAGGACCTGACAGAGGAAGACTTTAACCAGAAAGCCTATGAAAAAAAGGATCTGCTCACAGATGGACAGATAAAAGCCGGAGACCCGGTATATAAGCTGGTAAAAGATGACAACTGGACTCTTATGGTGCCTCTTTCTGACAAACTGGCAGCCAAGCTGGCGGACCGCAGCAGCATTAAAGTAAAATTTTTAAAGGACGGCGAGACACAGACAGGACAGCTCTCCATTATGAATGTGGGAGACCAGAAAACGGC is a window encoding:
- a CDS encoding DUF378 domain-containing protein produces the protein MKSNGLDYTALVITVIGALNWGLIGLFRFNLVTFLFGDMTWLSRIVYVIVGICGLYLLSLFGRITSMGDR
- a CDS encoding HlyD family efflux transporter periplasmic adaptor subunit, whose protein sequence is MREKILTFIKNLLKIIRKIFTFNIATLLFGALFIYMLITVLLYITSTHVTSYQVTAGPLSRNPVCTALAVRDEEIVTADSPGYVRYYAREGMKIRKNGNVYALSDTQNVKADITLTKDQLEEVRKRIADFSNNFSGTDFYDAYSFKYEMQGLIFQQASTSSAAPADAVEDQDEEESDVTILKGSMTFGNQVVHTTPNAGLVVYSTDGYEGKTVEDLTEEDFNQKAYEKKDLLTDGQIKAGDPVYKLVKDDNWTLMVPLSDKLAAKLADRSSIKVKFLKDGETQTGQLSIMNVGDQKTAKITLKNGMVRYASDRFLKIELVVNTQSGLKIPMSSIVTKEFYIIPSSYLTKGGNEDSAGFLREAVTKSGEKSTEFVSATIYKNTAEENQDAEVSGNSDSTAAQDGYCYVDKQTFQDGDVLYKPETKETFVVGEIDYLEGVYSMNKGYAVFRQIDIIDRNEEYCIVKTNTSYGLEAFDRIVEDGESVKEEDILTGK